One genomic segment of Bacteroidota bacterium includes these proteins:
- a CDS encoding DMT family transporter, translated as MFAPLLLPSAFGGVCGSSHRKLVCLAVAMLWALHTNLQTPMLAKYSYYFAAVASGILAILTANYLWSKGIKKISPSRTANYNNLVPILAFIISYFTLNEYVLPIQYAGAAVTIIGVWFAK; from the coding sequence GTGTTCGCTCCATTGCTTTTGCCGTCCGCCTTCGGCGGAGTTTGCGGCTCCAGCCACAGGAAATTGGTTTGTTTGGCAGTAGCTATGCTTTGGGCGCTCCACACTAATTTACAAACACCAATGTTAGCAAAATATTCATATTATTTTGCTGCTGTTGCGTCCGGAATTTTAGCGATCCTTACTGCTAATTATTTATGGTCGAAAGGAATTAAAAAAATTAGTCCAAGTCGTACAGCGAATTACAATAATCTGGTACCTATACTGGCGTTTATAATTTCGTACTTTACATTAAATGAATATGTTTTACCGATTCAATATGCAGGTGCAGCTGTAACTATAATCGGAGTCTGGTTTGCA